The Phoenix dactylifera cultivar Barhee BC4 chromosome 9, palm_55x_up_171113_PBpolish2nd_filt_p, whole genome shotgun sequence genome window below encodes:
- the LOC103706986 gene encoding DEAD-box ATP-dependent RNA helicase 31-like, whose amino-acid sequence MPGQLLPLRLLLAAGARCSACGASSWGSALSFRLKNCSFQSNRRSFYSPGDDYLGTRFFSSRPASSRFRAGAGARDHRRGDFRAESAASQGKSLIEDEAELSDWVDDLKTDSFRLGRSSDSEDSYHDRSRSGKRNNADGDRVRERGRNSLSSRRNPASSRRQWDSDFSAFSNRGKSRSSSDSFSKRRFDSDLEVDEDEDEEEVVLSSRQRRERGSQGTMSSTLARRGGRDLDSRYKRGQGVRSSVLELSEEEEEDDDDDDGDDTDDMSNFEDDFFGDKQDKKEGSVKDAFRISGSPELAEGDAESLPKRSVGEHDSYLSQTRFDQFSLSPLTLKGIKAAGYERMTVVQEATLPIILKGKDVLARAKTGTGKTVAFLLPAIELVVKLPPVDRDQKRHPINVLVICPTRELADQAATEANKLLKYHPTIGVQVVMGGTRLALEQKRMQANPCQVLVATPGRLRDHIENTPGFATRLMGVKVLVLDEADRLLDMGFRKDIEKIVAAVPKQRQTLLFSATVPDEVRQICYIAMKRDLEFINTVEEGSEETHSQVKQMHLVAPLEKHFSILYGILTDHISENVDYKVIVFCTTAMVTKLVADLLAELKLNVREIHSRKPQTYRTRVSKEFKDSKGLILVSSDVSARGVDYPNVTLVIQLGVPADREQYIHRLGRTGRKGKEGVGLLMLAPWEEFFLTSIKDLPITKAPLPLIDPDTRKKVERALAHVEVKNKESAYQAWLGYYNSNKNVGRDKYQLVALANDFSRSMGLNDPPAIPKLVLRKMGLNNIPGLRAK is encoded by the exons ATGCCGGGCCAGCTCCTCCCTCTTCGCCTCCTTCTCGCCGCCGGAGCCCGTTGCTCCGCCTGCGGCGCCTCTTCCTGGGGCTCAGCCCTCTCATTCCGCCTCAAGAACTGTTCTTTCCAGTCGAATCGTCGCTCCTTCTACTCCCCTGGAGATGATTATCTTGGTACCCGGTTCTTTTCCAGCCGTCCGGCGAGCTCCAGGTTCCGCGCCGGCGCCGGCGCACGGGACCACCGGAGGGGGGACTTCCGGGCAGAGAGTGCCGCCAGCCAGGGGAAGAGCTTGATCGAGGACGAGGCCGAGCTCAGCGATTGGGTCGATGACCTGAAGACGGATTCTTTCCGACTGGGACGGAGCAGCGATAGCGAGGATTCCTACCATGATCGGTCCAGGAGTGGTAAAAGAAATAACGCAGATGGGGATAGGGTTAGAGAAAGGGGAAGGAATTCTTTGTCGTCGAGGAGGAATCCGGCCTCTTCAAGGCGTCAGTGGGACAGTGATTTTTCTGCATTCTCTAATAGGGGAAAGTCTCGGAGTTCGAGCGATTCCTTCTCAAAGAGACGGTTTGATAGCGATCTGGAGGTGGATGAGGACGAGGATGAAGAGGAGGTCGTTCTTTCTTCTAGGCAGAGGAGGGAACGTGGGAGTCAAGGTACGATGTCTTCGACATTGgcgaggagaggaggaagggatCTTGACTCGAGATATAAACGGGGACAAGGTGTGAGGAGTTCGGTTCTCGAGTTatcggaggaagaagaggaagatgatgatgatgacgacGGCGACGACACTGATGATATGTCTAACTTTGAAGATGATTTTTTTGGTGACAAGCAAGATAAGAAAGAAGGGTCTGTGAAAGATGCTTTCAGAATTTCTGGTTCACCTGAGTTAGCTGAAGGAGATGCAGAATCATTGCCAAAAAGATCAGTGGGAGAACATGATTCTTACCTGAGCCAGACTAG GTTTGATCaattctctctttctcctttgacATTGAAAGGGATAAAAGCTGCTGGGTATGAAAGGATGACTGTAGTGCAGGAAGCTACCCTTCCCATCATCCTCAAAG GTAAAGATGTTCTTGCAAGAGCAAAGACAGGAACTGGAAAAACTGTAGCATTTCTG CTTCCAGCAATTGAGCTTGTAGTGAAATTACCTCCTGTTGATCGTGATCAAAAAAGGCATCCAATCAATGTTCTTGTTATATGCCCAACTCGCGAGCTTGCAGATCAAGCTGCTACTGAGGCTAACAAGCTATTAAAATATCACCCCACAATTGGTGTGCAAGTTGTAATGGGTGGCACAAGATTAGCTCTAGAACAAAAACGAATGCAAGCTAACCCTTGCCAG GTTCTTGTAGCCACACCTGGAAGGCTTAGAGATCACATTGAGAACACACCAGGATTTGCTACTCGGTTGATGGGTGTGAAGGTCCTTGTTCTTGATGAAGCTGATCGTTTGTTAGATATGGGATTTcgaaaagatattgagaaaattGTAGCTGCTGTTCCAAAACAACGACAAACACTTCTTTTTTCCGCTACAGTTCCAGATGAG GTCCGTCAAATTTGTTACATTGCTATGAAAAGAGACCTTGAATTTATTAATACCGTTGAAGAGGGGAGTGAAGAGACACACTCACAG GTTAAACAAATGCATTTGGTTGCACCACTAGAGAAACACTTCTCGATACTGTATGGCATTCTGACAGACCATATTTCAGAAAATGTTGACTATAAG GTTATTGTATTTTGTACAACTGCAATGGTGACAAAGCTTGTTGCTGACCTTCTTGCTGAGTTAAAGTTGAATGTGCGAGAGATCCATTCTAGAAAGCCACAGACTTATAGAACCAGGGTATCTAAAGAGTTTAAGGATTCAAAAGGTCTTATTCTTGTGAGTTCTGATGTATCTGCACGAGGAGTTGATTACCCAAATGTCACGCTTGTTATACAG TTGGGAGTGCCTGCTGACAGGGAGCAATATATACATCGACTTGGTAGAACAGGCCGGAAAGGCAAGGAAGGAGTAGGCTTATTGATGTTGGCACCATGGGAAGAATTCTTTTTGACTAGCATCAAGGACTTGCCAATAACAAAGGCTCCATTACCACTAATTGATCCTGACACTAGAAAAAAG GTGGAACGGGCACTGGCACATGTGGAGGTGAAGAACAAAGAATCAGCATATCAAGCATGGCTTGGTTACTATAATTCTAATAAAAATGTTGGCCGTGACAAGTATCAGCTTGTAGCTCTGGCCAATGACTTCAGCCGAAGCATGGGACTTAATGATCCTCCTGCCATTCCTAAACTTGTCCTTAGAAAAATGGGGCTTAACAATATCCCAGGTCTGCGGGCAAAGTAG
- the LOC103707227 gene encoding zinc finger CCCH domain-containing protein 1, translating to MADSGEVCNFFRKPTKNKNIRKRKAAGSSDDDDEEGSQPSSSIAQRSKKPVIADNKLHFSTARSSSKPSGDGTGDDDDDGHKAAGGRASALFHFESSKEIQVQHDSGATATLETETEFSKDARAIRERVLKQAEEALKGKSKGHDKLYRGLHGYTDYKAGLRREQTVAGEKAGGAHGPLRASSNIRLSARFDYQPDICKDYKETGYCGYGDACKFLHDRGDYKSGWQLEKEWEVVEKARKRGLALGGGEPDGDGGDDEDDDDDDSLPFACFICRQPFVDPVVTRCKHYFCEHCALKHHSNNKKCFVCNKPTFGIFNAAQEIRKKMAQEK from the exons ATGGCGGACTCTGGCGAGGTCTGCAACTTCTTCCGAAAGCCCACCAAGAACAAGAACATCCGCAAGCGTAAAGCCGCCGGATCCAGTGACGACGACGATGAAGAAGGCTCCCAACCCTCCTCCTCCATCGCCCAGAGATCCAAGAAGCCCGTCATCGCCGACAACAAGCTCCACTTCTCCACCGCCCGCTCCTCCTCCAAGCCCTCGGGCGACGGCACCGGAGACGATGACGACGACGGCCACAAAGCCGCAGGAGGGCGAGCCAGCGCCCTCTTCCACTTCGAGTCCTCCAAAGAGATCCAGGTCCAGCACGACAGCGGCGCCACGGCGACCCTGGAGACCGAGACCGAATTCTCCAAGGACGCCCGGGCGATCCGGGAGCGGGTCCTGAAGCAGGCCGAGGAGGCGCTCAAGGGGAAGTCCAAGGGCCACGACAAGCTCTACCGCGGCCTCCATGGCTACACCGACTACAAGGCTGGGCTCCGGAGGGAGCAGACGGTGGCCGGGGAAAAGGCCGGCGGCGCCCACGGTCCTCTCCGGGCCTCCTCCAACATCCGGCTGTCGGCGAGGTTCGACTACCAGCCGGATATCTGCAAGGATTACAAGGAGACGGGCTACTGCGGGTATGGGGATGCCTGCAAGTTTTTGCACGATAGGGGGGACTACAAGTCCGGGTGGCAGCTGGagaaggagtgggaggttgtgGAGAAGGCGAGGAAGAGGGGGTTGGCTTTAGGGGGTGGGGAGCCGGATGGGGATGGTggtgatgatgaggatgatgacGATGACGATTCATTGCCCTTTGCCTGCTTTATATGCAGACAGCCGTTCGTGGATCCGGTGGTGACAAGGTGCAAGCACTACTTCTGCGAGCATTGTGCTCTAAAG CATCATTCAAATAACAAGAAGTGCTTTGTGTGCAACAAACCAACATTTGGCATATTCAACGCAGctcaagagatccggaagaagaTGGCACAAGAAAAATAG